The following proteins are encoded in a genomic region of Musa acuminata AAA Group cultivar baxijiao chromosome BXJ2-11, Cavendish_Baxijiao_AAA, whole genome shotgun sequence:
- the LOC135626939 gene encoding mediator of RNA polymerase II transcription subunit 33A-like isoform X3: MDFGHAVVLFIMTVITILIDCTIEDYGLRLVSTDKHGSVCANGGKQVMELDVKGNSYDKRNEHREHLRRTNALLAIEVAEKISSNKKTKAFLHLIHINMPEKFNGLLQRLQTVESNILTSESFLSLSPILNKLFMNIKKAASTELLLNKHQLLGALADAGPCSLNSCNSSGAGRDACWIPIDILMENAMDGKHLYAISAVEVLTELTKTLKVINQASWQETFQALWVSALRLVQRVDREPLEGPIPHLDARLCMLLSIVPLAIVAVVKEELDIRYPVNNGFLRSNSHENEGNKFSSRRHGLISSLKMLGQFSALLLPPPSVVNAANNAATKAAVFVSNYKAGNNNLNVVGLNDSSIKAVGNMLHLIVEACIARNLIDTSAYFWPGYVGPSALSRDSTSVQDSPWSTFLEGAPLNGSLKNSLMVTPASSLVELEKMYHIAVNGSEEEKLAAAKILCGASLVRGWNVQEHVVHIVVKLLSPPIPPDSSASGVGNYLIGHMSVLSAILFGVSCVDIVHILSLYGMVPEVAAALMPLCEAFGSLTPLSSHRSSTSEEPSVYTVFSCAFLFLIRLWKFYKPPQEHCIAGRGGSMRMELTLDYLLLMRNSRITLQNSSPVDRTVNNMDPFYSSPSQPVYIDSFPKLRGWYFQNQACIASTLSGLCSKNPVHQVANKILSMICRKMSITGPVSGNPSSNSSSSISGSPVSTSDDSFQRPMLPAWEILEAVPFVLEAILTACAHGRLSSRELTTGLRDLVDFLPASLATIISYFSAEITRGIWKPVPMNGIDWPSPSPTLLSTESEIKEILASAGVHIKSCYPRGMPPMLPLPMAALVSLTITFKLDKSVEYIHGVVGQALENCATGCTWPSMPIIGALWTQKVRRWHDFIVLSCSRSPFSRDKDAVAQLIRSCFTAFLGPSVVGGSHITGHRGVNGLLGQFMSDQGVRLPIAPGFLYLRTCRTFHDTHFVNEVIFKLVIEWAHKLANEWASDGPAHLKSSRISLAAAASGVQQVATLGTCLLCIAGGVEMVQVLYEETLPTMLLSAGGEKLGGAGPVSNILQGYALAYMLILCGALVWGVGNTSPAYASVFSSRRARVIGIHMDFVTGAVEGNIILRCDPATWKAYVSCFVGLLVKFAPAWVHEVKQETLRKLASGLRGWHECDLALSLLEHGGPSSMTAVVEYML, translated from the exons TTGTTTATTATGACTGTTATCACAATCTTGATTGATTGTACAATTGAAGATTATGGCTTGCGATTGGTATCCACAGACAAACATGGCAGTGTATGTGCTAATGGTGGAAAACAAGTAATGGAGTTAGATGTTAAAGGGAATTCATATGACAAGAGAAATGAGCATCGTGAACATCTACGTAGAACAAATGCTTTATTGGCTATTGAGGTGGCTGAAAAAATTTCTTCAAATAAAAAGACAAAAGCTTTTCTTCATCTCATCCATATCAATAT GCCTGAGAAGTTCAATGGTCTTCTTCAGAGACTGCAAACTGTTGAATCCAATATATTGACATCAGAGAGTTTCTTATCACTCAGTCCTATTTTGAATAAATTGTTCATGAATATAAAGAAGGCAGCGAGTACAGAACTCCTTTTGAATAAGCATCAGCTTCTTGGAGCTCTAGCTGATGCTGGGCCATGTAGCTTGAATTCATGTAACAGTTCTGGGGCTGGAAGGGATGCTTGTTGGATTCCTATTGATATTCTGATGGAGAACGCAATGGATGGGAAGCATCTGTATGCCATATCTGCTGTTGAGGTTCTTACAG AATTGACCAAGACACTTAAAGTAATTAACCAGGCAAGCTGGCAGGAGACTTTTCAAGCTCTTTGGGTTTCAGCTCTCCGACTTGTACAGCGAGTT GATCGTGAGCCTCTGGAAGGACCAATACCTCATCTTGATGCAAGATTGTGCATGCTACTTTCAATTGTCCCTTTGGCAATCGTTGCCGTCGTGAAGGAAGAGCTTGATATACGTTATCCTGTCAACAATGGCTTTCTGAGAAGCAATTCACATGAAAATGAAGGGAATAAGTTTTCTTCTAGAAGGCATGGATTGATATCTTCCCTTAAGATGCTAGGACAATTTTCAGCACTTCTCTTACCTCCTCCATCAGTTGTCAATGCAGCAAACAATGCTGCTACAAAAGCAGCAGTCTTTGTTTCAAATTACAAGGCTGGGAATAACAATCTAAATGTTGTTGGGCTTAATGATTCTTCTATAAAAGCAG TTGGGAATATGCTGCATCTAATAGTTGAAGCCTGTATTGCAAGAAATTTGATTGATACATCTGCTTACTTTTGGCCTGGTTATGTGGGTCCATCTGCTTTGTCAAGGGATTCAACTTCAGTTCAAGATTCTCCTTGGTCAACCTTCCTTGAGGGGGCTCCACTAAATGGTTCTTTGAAAAACTCCCTTATGGTGACTCCTGCATCTAG TTTAGTAGAATTGGAGAAGATGTACCACATTGCAGTCAATGGAtcagaagaagaaaaattagCAGCTGCAAAGATTCTCTGTGGTGCGTCCCTTGTCCGTGGCTGGAATGTCCAG GAACATGTTGTGCACATTGTGGTGAAATTGCTATCTCCACCTATACCTCCTGATTCTTCAGCATCTGGAGTTGGGAATTATTTAATTGGCCACATGTCTGTGCTCAGTGCTATTTTATTTGGAGTTTCTTGTGTGGACATTGTTCATATTCTTTCTTTATATGGGATG GTTCCAGAAGTTGCGGCAGCTTTAATGCCACTTTGTGAGGCTTTTGGTTCACTGACACCTCTTTCCAGTCATAGATCAAGCACATCTGAGGAACCCTCTGTTTACACAGTCTTCTCGTGTGCATTCCTGTTTCTCATTCGATTGTGGAAGTTCTATAAGCCCCCTCAGGAACACTGTATAGCAGGCCGTGGAGGCTCCATGAGGATGGAACTAACGCTAGACTATCTTTTATTGATGCGCAACAGTCGTATTACTTTGCAAAACTCTTCTCCTGTCGACAGAACTGTTAATAACATGGACCCATTTTATTCATCACCAAGTCAACCAGTTTACATTGACTCATTTCCAAAACTTCGGGGTTGGTATTTCCAGAATCAAGCATGTATAGCCTCCACTCTTTCTGGTCTGTGTAGTAAAAATCCTGTGCATCAAGTTGCCAATAAGATTTTGAGTATGATCTGTCGAAAAATGTCGATAACTGGACCTGTTTCTGGGAATCCCTCGTCAAATTCTAGTAGCAGCATAAGTGGATCACCTGTAAGTACGAGTGACGATTCTttccaaaggccaatgcttcctgcATGGGAGATTCTAGAAGCAGTTCCCTTTGTTCTTGAAGCTATTTTGACTGCATGTGCTCACGGGAGGCTTTCATCCCGAGAATTGACGACAG GTTTGAGAGATCTTGTGGATTTTCTGCCAGCTTCTCTTGCTACTATCATTAGCTACTTTTCAGCTGAGATTACTCGTGGAATATGGAAACCAGTTCCAATGAACGGAATTGACTGGCCTAGCCCTTCTCCAACTCTTCTCTCCACTGAATCTGAAATAAAAGAAATCCTTGCCTCTGCTGGGGTTCATATTAAGAGCTGTTATCCAC GTGGGATGCCACCAATGCTCCCATTGCCAATGGCAGCTCTTGTGAGCTTGACAATAACATTCAAGCTTGACAAGAGCGTGGAGTACATCCATGGAGTTGTCGGTCAGGCCCTTGAGAACTGTGCAACGGGCTGCACCTGGCCAAGCATGCCAATCATAGGAGCATTATGGACTCAAAAGGTGCGAAGGTGGCATGACTTTATCGTCCTATCTTGCTCACGCTCTCCCTTCTCAAGGGATAAAGATGCTGTTGCGCAGCTGATAAGAAGCTGCTTCACAGCATTTTTGGGTCCTTCCGTTGTTGGAGGTTCTCACATTACAGGACATCGTGGAGTCAATGGACTTCTAGGCCAGTTTATGTCCGACCAGGGTGTCCGGCTACCAATTGCACCAGGGTTTCTCTACCTCCGGACTTGTCGAACGTTTCATGATACCCATTTTGTCAATGAGGTGATTTTCAAGCTGGTCATTGAGTGGGCACACAAACTGGCAAATGAGTGGGCCTCTGATGGGCCTGCCCACCTGAAATCAAGTCGGATATCACTTGCAGCTGCTGCATCAGGAGTACAGCAGGTGGCAACACTGGGAACGTGCCTTTTGTGTATTGCAGGTGGTGTGGAGATGGTGCAGGTACTCTATGAGGAGACCTTGCCAACAATGCTACTGTCAGCTGGGGGGGAGAAGTTAGGTGGTGCTGGGCCGGTATCCAACATCCTACAAGGCTACGCTTTGGCCTATATGCTGATCTTGTGCGGGGCTCTTGTTTGGGGGGTCGGAAATACATCCCCAGCATACGCATCGGTGTTCTCATCAAGGCGAGCCCGGGTTATAGGAATCCACATGGACTTTGTAACCGGTGCTGTGGAGGGCAACATAATTCTTCGGTGTGATCCGGCAACGTGGAAAGCATATGTTTCATGTTTTGTGGGCTTGCTGGTGAAATTTGCACCAGCATGGGTGCATGAGGTGAAGCAGGAGACTCTGCGAAAGTTGGCCAGTGGCCTGAGGGGGTGGCATGAGTGTGATTTGGCTTTATCACTGCTTGAGCATGGCGGTCCCTCATCCATGACAGCGGTGGTGGAATACATGTTGTGA